GCCACATGCTCAAATGTTCACTAATACATTTTAAGGACTACCAAACTGTCATCCTTCATACAGTGATTAACAAGCATTTTACAAGCTAGGTTGGTACATAGTTATTTTTTTGTCATTCTCCCAAGAACATACCTCTGCACAAGCACATCAAGTATTGATCCTGGTTTTAGCTTTTCATTCACAAAAAAAGCACAGTTATCAGGACAGCCTTGCATTTGAAGAACTTAGTTAGCAGCAGGACTACGATATTGTAAGCTTGGCTAACATGAGCTAAGCCTTGTCATGTACGAAGAACTGGGCCCTCGTCTTGTCATGCTATTTGTTTCTCTACTGATTTGTACATTATTTGTGGTATTTTACTACTGTATACAATACATATAGTTTGGTACTCAGATTTGCTGTCACATGCATTGTTATTTCTTTGTGTGTTCAAAAATGTGTATTTGCTTTTGTCCAACACGTCACTGCTCAACCTGTAACACGTGTCAACCATTTATTCTCTCTTCTACCTGGTATTCTTGAAATGTTGTCACGTGGCAGAACATGGCTGTCATAACACAATTATACATAGTTGAGGTGTGTTGGATATAAAAAAGAAACTGTTTGAATTCTTAAGCCTTGCCTGCTAAAAATGTATGCCAAAAATGACAGATTGAAACACTGCATGTGTTTTTAAGGAAATTGACAGCTAGATGGTGCCAGTGAACTATGATAGGCTCTGTCTGCTTTGATTTAATTGATCACAAAACACACTTCTCTGAATATTCACCAAAAAAAGATTATATCTGATATGAAACATGGACATGGAGAAACACAAGAATCTAGACATTTCTGCTTAAATGTAAAGACAAAAGTTAGAATAACATTCTATTATCCGTGACACAACGACGACGTACCTGAGAATACATGAAATAATACAAAGGACCACTTGGTTGATTAAAGCAGCCTAAAAAAAGTAATTATATTAAATCAGATAAGGATTAAAAATAGTTCCTTTAACAGCCAATGACAGATTTAGAGTCTTAGATTTAATCTGACACATCGACTGGTTACTTTCACCACAACTGGAAAAGTGATAAGCCGTATGGCAGCAGTTGATAAGCCAAACCAGGAATAAGGAAAAACAAGTGGAAAATCTCTATTCACAATTCTGCATGCAAACATCTCCCTCTGAAACTGCAGTCCATGCCTGGAAGGAAGAAAGATTAATGAATGGAAAGAGGGAAAAGAAAAGCAGGGCAGGGTTTATATCTGGTATCATGATATGCGTGCAGTTTATGATCTTTATGGGCGACAAGAAGAGAGACAACGTGTATTTGCCTTGTAAATGTGCCGGTCGGTGGATGATAGGATTCAGAGAGGTCTGATGCCGACGTCTCTTACAACACAGACTGAATATTACACGAGTGCCTAGTAACCAATACATCAGGATCAAATAGGCTTTGTTGTTGAATGACATTTTTAGGTGACCATAGAAAACTAGACATTGCATTCAAAAGTCAAAACATGGGATTTAACCCATTTTATATTATGCAATTTGTATTTAACCCAGGCCATCTTATTACTTTGTCATTGCAGTGTTTGCCTAATTTCACTGCCCCATATTTGCAGATTATTTAGGAAAACATCCTGGTTTGAGACTTTAATATCACAGCTGGGTTCATGCACATGCCTCAGTTTCTCAGGTAATAAACTATAGGGATAACAACTAATATGATTATAGCTCCGCTCATATCCATGTTTCCATTAGTGGACCAAAGGTCACAACTGTTATGTTTTTTGATTgcctttttaattacattttgtcTGCTATGGCCCCTTGTCATGTCGTGAATATCAGGAGGAATGTCTTTGGACAGACATTTTCTATACTATTACATTGAACtatactacacacacacacacacacacacacacacacacacacacacacacacacacacacacacacacacacacacacacacacacacacacacacacacacacacacacacacacacacaccacacacacacacacacacacacacacacacacacacacacacacacacacacacaacacacacacaccacacacacacacacacacacacacacacacacacacacacacacacacacacacacacacacacacacacacacacacacacacacacacacacaggagcagCTCACCCTCTGGCAGGGCTGTGTCATCAGAGGCGGTTGAGGGAGGATGAATGACAGGCTGGTTAGTGATTTGCATGGCTCTGGTGTTTAAAAGGAGCTGCAGGTGCAGGATTCTCCACACAGATGAATGAATTCCTCTTCCATCACAGATGCTCTGGGTCTTCGTTTATATATTTGTGATTTTTAGAAACAGAGTTTGTGGCTAGAAATCTTTCTTTGGATCTTGAAAATCATATCAACATGAATAATACACAGTTTTCTCTTGCGTTTGTTGTCACTTAAGATAGAGACAAAAGAAGCAAGAGAAATATCTTTGATATGGAGACATTTGCACCAGCTGGCAACTGAACCAAACAGGATCTTTGTGATGACTTTGCTCATTTTTCTGCATTTCCTTCTCCTGGGGTTACGGGTCATTGACTGCACCACAGACACATGGAGACGCTGCACAGGTAACATCATTTAATTCTATTTTACCTCTCCCCAACCTCAGCTTCCCTCTCTATTACCTCAGCTCACTTCTACACATCTGATGTTCAGTTGATGATTATTGTGCGGATGGTTTAGGGTTTCATTTAGAAACCTGGGAAACCCCTCCAGCTAAAATTCTTTTGGATAATTCCAACTGTCTGTGTCTGCTTACAGTGCAAtgggagtgtttgtgtgtgtgcagtattGCGTGCAATATTAAGTTAAATGAACTTCCACAAACAAGTACAGACATTGGATGTGGTTAGGATTCCACAACAATTCTATACACATCATATTGTCAGGACGAACATTCATATGATGCCTCATCAATTTCAGGGCATTTCTCTTCTATTATTGCCGTTGCTCATGAAGCGTCCTTTTTTAACAACAACCCCACCTCCTATAGCTCCACCATCACCCAGGGCTATTTCCCACACACCGGGTGGGTCAGAAACTCCAGcgttataatttatttattagTTTATAGCAGTGACTCTCGATTATTGTATACATGAGTCACCTCAATAAAGCTATGTCTTCTCCTTTTGTCTCAAATGGTTTACCTCTGAGCAGCTGTGGTAGGATTCCTTACCTTAGCATTTCAGCTCTACTTGTAAATGCTGTTGGGCAGTTTATTTGATTACATAGCATCTCATATCAACATCTTTTCATGTGTGTTGTATGCAAACATATTCATTTGTTaagtaactaaagctgtcaaataattgtagtggagtatgaAATACAATATTTCCCTATTTGGTTGACTATTCCATCAATTCCTAAGAATGAGCTTCATGAGTTTACATAATTTATTGATGAGAAATCTAAAAAGTGTGGGAAGCAGATCATCTTATTGATTCTTTGCAATCCTATTAATCATCTCAGGGCCCCATATATTTATCTTGCGACCCCTTTATCTTGCGACTGCTTTAGTCTAGCAATTCCTCCATAAATAAGGCTTTCAGCTGTAAAACAATCTTCCTGAGTTCTTTATTTGCTTATTGTCTGCAGATATGCTTCCTCTGGATCTTTTGTCTTTTGTCCTGGAGAGGGACACCTCCAAACTGGTACCAGGGGTGAACATGAAGCAGGCCGGAGGGGTGAGGGGCGTCAGTTTCTCAAGCCCTCACACCTCCATGAGCTTTCCCTCCTCCCAGCTGCTGGTCAACTGCGACCTCCTCCCCAAACAATTCTCCATTGTTGTGACTCTAAAGATCTCCAGCACTGCGCCCAAGGTGAGGCTCcacctttatcagaaacatCCGTTACTGAATGTCCTTGGTCAAAGAAGTACTCAGCTTCTTCATTTAGTGAAAGTACCCATACCGGTGTAGTGTGAAAAAAAACTCAGTTTCAAGTAAAGGccctatatttaaaatgataaaaagtTAATACACAAATAATATCAACAACCTCAAGTTCCTAGAAATGCTCAATATGGAGCATTTTTGTGGTGGAGGCAATTTAAACAATGGAGTATATTAAGGGATATATTTATACTGTATATGCATTGTATAACAACTCATTGAAAATTAAACTGTTGTTAAACCATTTTTAAATCTATTGTATTTTAAAAGAAGTACAAAATTGGGTTGTAAATACAAATGTTCCACTTTTCATCACTGATAGTCCATTAAACAATTGCTTCTTCCTGTGGCTTAGTTATAAAAGCATTCCTGTTTCCCCTGCTTTTTCACTATTTTACCATCACCAACGGAAAACAAACTCACCAGCATCACACGCACTGCCGCCAAATGAATCTGCTTCTCACACCCAGTATATCAGATATAAATCTCACATACATCGCTCTCACAATATCAAATGACACTAATCCCCCGATCCAAGACTCCATTACTCCCATGTTGGAGACATAGGACACTGAAATGGAAAAAGAGCTCACTAAGCAGCCCTAACAATCTTCCTTGCTGACACTAATGGGATAATATGGATTCACACATGATGTTTTTGTTTACTGTCTGTTTGTTGCTAAAGTCATCTGTTGCTATATATATTTGGGGTTACTGTGTGTTCACACATAAGTATTTCAGTAAATGTACGTTGTTACTTTCGGCCCTTGCCAAATACTTTCCCTGTTTACCTTTCAGAGAAATGAATACATCTTTTCCTTGACGGAGCCAAAAAGAGGAGAGAAAACAGGAGTGGGGGAGAAAGAAGAGGACAACAATAAGGGGGACATTTTAGAGAGGGGTGTCAGTGGAAAAGAGCAACATGGAAATAGGGAAGAGGAGAGGCGAGTCAAGAGTAATGAGGAGCCTGGACGCGTCATCCTGGGCCTGAGGTTCTCGAAAAATCGTCTGCACTTCCTTCTTAAAGGTCACAGGGGGGTCGTAGATCACTGGGTGTTTCGAGGCACCCGATTGGATGACAATCAGTGGCACACGCTCTTGTTAGTCGTTGGTAGTCATCATGTCAGGCTCACTATGGACTGCAACTCACCTCTGGAAATGTAAGATTTTCTTTGCTTTTCAGTTTTTTCTTCACTGGGTGTGTCTGTCTCCCACCATCCTCTCTTCCTGTTGCCTCTGAATTCCTTTGAGGGATTGTAGATCCTTCATCACAATACAATGGCACTGCTCCAAATCCTCTCACACCCTGCAGCTATATCACAGGGGTCTGACAATGTGTGATATACGGTTTTTCTGTGGAAACTCCCTTTggcacacagagcggaggaataTCAGCTATGGTGTCTATACAATACTATTCCTGTCTCAGTAGCACACACAGGAGAATGGAGGATACTCCTTTAATTGCAGAGTTGTTAGTGTCATTCATTGAAGAAAAACAACTTAGCTCAGCTATTAGAAATAATGATGTATTTTTATTGCCATCAGAGTTCCCTCCGGGCCTTTCCCTCCAGACCTCAACATTCAGGGAGCGAGATTTCACATTGGCAGTCGGGGAAGATGGAAAGGCTTGTATTCAGTAAGACTGAACATGAACTGAACATGAAAAAAAGGTTTTCTGAACCacataataaaaaatgtttccGATAAAAACAGTCAATCCTTTTCCTTCTTATCTGCTGCCTCGTGTACAGGGTCTGTTGCGGCAGCTGGTGTTGGTGCCAGGTTTGGACGCCACCCATTATATCTGCCCCTCCTCTGCCCCCCAACTAGCAGTTCTGTCAGTACCACCACTTCTGTCAGACCTTTCTGTCATAGAGAGTGAGGGGGACAGCCATGTGACTTCCTATGGTAACTTGcagacacattttaaaatactttttaaagTATTATGAAAGATATCTtacaaataatatgtttttCTGCTTCCTTGCCCTTTGATTGTCTGCTTATCGTTGTTTTGATCATGATTTGCCAGTGACAGAGGAGCGAGTGTCAGTGGGGACGGAGCGactgtgctcaaagacgctccAAGGCCAGATGTGGTTCAATCCACTCAGTAAAGGCCTCTATCTCTGTGACGGTACTGTGTGGATCACCGTGTTAGAAGGTGAGAACTTACCATCCAAACATCCGCTCATGAGCACGTTTTACTCAGctttacatttacaaaaatCGTACTACTCCATCTACTCAGATCATAAACGACTGGACTACGTGTCAGAACACCAGGTCCTCCCCACCAGCTCAGAGACACATGACATAGAGGTATACTTTTACATTACATCCACTTTGTATAACTTtaacatttatatatttttattttgttgtacaGCCATCACAATATCAGACTTACAGGCCCAAGGGTTCCCTATTAGGGTAAAGGACCCACACAAGGAGTCTCTATATCTTAGATCTACAGTAAGATGAATACaacatttcttctttttttttgtctAGTGAAACACAAGATATGCATGATGTGACAAGGGGTCATACACTGCACATAACCCTGTTTTACAGTTTTATGGGGGAAAAGGATTTGGAGCCATACCACTAGTGCTTAATTCCTCTGGTCAAAAGTACGTTTTCTCTAGgtagaaatacatttaatttggcTAATCTTGGTGCTTATTTCAGTTGCAGTCCCACTTTTGACTTCATTACATTTCTGCAAACAATCTTTTGTAGCAGTGATGTTCACCATGCTTTGATTCCATTCTTCTATAGCCTACCTTAATGCTGTTCAAAGAGcattttttcattatttttgtattaaatgTTCAGGTGTTCCAGTTACCTGGCCTGGGTATGATGGCGGCTATGGCTCATAGGTCAGCCTCTGGCTCTGCTGTGTATCTGTGGAAGAACGCAGGTTTCCAGCTCTACCAGAATATCAGCACATATGAAGCTCTGGCTTGGAGACACTTCAGCATTGGCAAAAAGGTCGGAAGTGATGTAATATAAATCGGGCTCATGCATCCACCTGGTCAAAGTAGTGTGGAGAGCTGATATTTCCTGGTCTTTTGTCACCTGGATCTAGGTTTATCTGGTGGTGTCTAATTCTGGAGGAGGGCCAGACAAGCGCAAACAAACAGAGAATGACTTTTCTGTGATTTACAAGTGGAGCAAAAGGAGAAAACTATTTGTGCGGTTCCAGACTCTGCAGACTCATTGTGCACGGGACTGGGAGGCATTTCAAATCAATAAACAAACCTATCTCGCTGTAGCCAATCACAGACAAGGTAACAACTAAACCATCCATCAAATGACTTCCTGTTTACTTAAACAAATCTTGGGATGACATGCACAAACTACCCTGTTTCATTTGCTTTCTTTCTGGTGGCTCTTTCAGGTGATACAAATCACACCATAGACAGTGTGATATACATATGGAACAGGTTGACAAAGTCTTTTGAGGTCCACCAGATGCTGCGGACCTCAGGGGCGTACGACTGGGAGTTCTTCACAGTCGGACCGTACCATTTCCTGGTGGTCGCAAATGCTTTTGATGGAGTGACAACCTCTGTTGATTCTGTCATCTACGTTTGGGTCAATGGAAGCTTCCAGGTGTTTCAGACAATAAAGGTATGTGGTGAACATAAAACGgcaaaataaatgcaaaaatgtaCCTAAACTAGAAGTTTTTAAATCGGGCCAGTAGTTTTTCAGTAATCCTTTTGACTAACAGAACAACAAACCAAACCAAAAACCTTCATGGGGAAAATATGCCTGTCAAACTTTAAAATAAACATCTGTTTGGTACTCTATCAGGGAAATATTTGGAAGGTGTTGAAGTGTAAATTAGTCTTATTTCCACTTTAATGTAGCTTTTTACACCATCATTTACATAGTTTATCTTCTCTCCAGCTCGGCTTTGATTTCTGCCGTTTAGATCTGTATCTTTGAGATGAGTATTAAATTAAAAGCATCTTGTCAGAAAGCACAGAAGGAAGGaaacacaaattgaagagatacAAAGGGATTGACAGACAGAAATGGGTTAACCATAATTTGTTTGGCGATAGCAGTGCTTTGACATGTAACTGGTAGGGAATCATATTTGAATCTCGCCACATTTCAGGAGACAGTGTTGACAAATTAATAGTCACAAGAAAAACCAAAAGGAGTTGATTTAAGGGAACTCCACAGCTGGATGTGAGGATTTCTAAGATCACCTTGAGGCAGTTGGAAATTAATCATTTATAATAATCAGGAAATGAGCTCAAATATATCATTTTACATCATTTAGTTTCTTGACAGTTTCTCTTTCAGCTTTATTATCTTTAGCTTCAAGCAAACAAAGAGGCCTAgatattttactcaagtaaaaacacctgatgatttatctttgaTTGTTTATCTAGACGTTCTGCGCCACAGACTGGGAAATGTTTCAGATTGGCAGTAGGGTCTTCTTGGTTGTAGCCAATGGACACAGACTCCAGGGTAATGGGCCCAGTCAATATGCCATAAACTCCACCATCTACGAACTGGACCTGATTGGACAGCTGTTTGTCCGCTTCCAGGATATAGTCACCTACAGGTACAGATGTGATAATATTTGAGCATTGCCAGGTGcatacagacagatcgtgagCACACTTCCTGTGTAATAAGCTGTTTGCTGCCAATTCAACCTCTCGACATCACCACATACCTTTCTGTCTCTCCAGTGCAGTGGACTGGGAGTTCTTCAGCCTCGGGGAGGAATATTTTCTGGTTGTTGCTAACTCCTTCAACGGGGAATCGTACTCTCTCAACAGCGTTCTCTACAGGTATTCAACTTGTCAACAACACCCCTCCCAGTGTGAAATAATTCATCTATTCTGATTGCTCTCTAACTTAGTGCTGTTGTAATGTagtaatgtaataatgtttatTTTCCTCCTGTGAACCACGCTAGTGATAACATATAGAAACTACATTCACCTGTTTGCAACTTACAAATTATTTATCACTTTTATATAGAAACTTATGGCACtacttctattctattttattacTTTATTAGGACCTAGCTCATTTGACTATAGAGCCTTACAAATACAGACATATCTTATATATGAGTCTTCTTCTCTTTTTAATTTTAGGTGGCAGGGATATGAAGGATTTGTTCCTGTTCATTGGCTCCCAACGATTGGATGCAGTGACTGGGAGTTCTTTAGCTCCAAAGGAGAATCATATCTGATCTATTCTAGTGCCAAAGCACCTCTTGCCAAGATCTTTAAGCTGAAAACTTACTAGGAAAAAACGGAGAGTGCActgtttctttgtgtgtgtacatgttctCATTCTTCTTTGGAAGTGTCCATGTGTTCCTGTGTGAGACGATGTTTgcaataatatttaaaatgtgtgattGGGTTTATGCAAATGTAGCTTTTCTCTTCTTGTTACTAATTTATATAGTGCCATAGCTGCAATTTAGGTCATGACCTTGATATTGTTTTAGGGATTTTGAGGATTAAACAACATGAGGACAACATGCGTAAATTGAGAAAAAATGTAAGTAATgacaacatttcagaattcttTTGTGGCGACTACTAAAAATGACCTAGAGGTTCAACCGTCAGCGCTAGGTGGATAACTGATGTACCTCATAATAACCCAAATATCACAAGCACAATATTTTTATGAGAGTTTatctgtttatttgtgtgcaTTGTCTGACAGAAATGTATACAGCTATgtgatatttatatatttctgtaaaaacatttaatatgaatgatatttaacattttgtttataaacTGAATATCTGAAATTTGACTGATAGTTACTTATTACATTAATTGTATGTCAAATTATATTATGAGTGTATTGGAATGACAATAAATAGAACAAGACTTTATGTGTATCTATGAACGACAAGAGTTGACTTACATCCTGCTATTTTCATTTAGAGCTCGAACATCACTGCTACAAAAGGGCAAACATACCCTGCAGGATAAAAACTACACTAGATTGTATTCAAAGTAATTTTGGGGCTAATCAAAATCCTAAAATCTTGGAGTGGTATGCAAACATCTACACGTGGCCTTGGGCACATAACACCCTACCTAAAAAACATGTTTGTTCTAGAAGACTACAAGCCCCATAACTTCAAGACTCGACTTGTCGGAAATGTAGTTTTTATAGCAACAATTAGTGTTGCcttgaaaataaaaatattgcCAAAACACATTTCGCTGTGTCAAGTAAGCACACATGCGGTAGGCTATGTGTGTTACCatagccatataatagaatgtGGATATGGCTATGTGTGTTACCAATGTGTGACACTACAAGTACCACAATGCATCATTCCATTTTCTGCCAGGAAGAAACATGGCTGCCCACTATTCACCGAGGGGATTTCTATTTACGTTTAGTTTGTTATCTGTTTTAAGACAGAAAGGTGAAGAAAGGGCCTGTGTCATGAACTACCTTGTGTAAATACTCCGTTTAATCACCCGTTAGAGTGTCGGTAGGGAGACGTCATTTTTCAGGTCGTTGTGAAACTGAGCGTTCACGTCTggttttcttttaatttttgcTGAGCTGTCAAGCTGCTCATCGTTTTGGGACTGGGACTGCTTTGTGTTTATTATCGAGCTAAGCAAGCTAAAAAACATACCTGCGAGTCCAACGCATACATTACATCCAGGAGCCTCATAGTCGCTATGTTTAGCCCAGTGAAGTCTTCTTATTTCAGAGTTAGCCCGGCCATTGTCAACAGAGAACTCGGCAAGACCAAGATGAGATAGCAAGAGGGCATATCAGAGTGCTAACTAACACATGGTTTATTACGAGGTAGAGCCCCAGCATAACGCAGAGAACAAGGAATAAATAACTCAAGCAGCATGTTTGGGAATCTTTTcgaggaagaggagaaggaaGGCTTCTCTTCGACCTCCTCCGGTGGGAGAGTTGCAAAGGGGGGAGACGAGCCACCTCCACCCCGAGGAAGAAGCACTCTGTGCGGCATCAAGAACCAGGGGGGCACCTGCTACCTCAACTCCCTGCTCCAGACCCTGCTGTTCACCCCAGAGTTCAGAGGTAACATCACATTCCCTTAAGAGTGGGGTGAGATTGGAGTACACCAGAGCAGTAGAAAACTAGGACATTTGTATTCTTTCCCACTTACTTATTCATTGTTTATGTGTCTTTACAGGGGAGCTGTTCAGTTTGGGAGCAGATGAACTAGGATGCCTGGAAGACAAAGACAAACCAGGGGCCAAAGTAAGTGTTGCAAAGTGTCTGCAGCTGTAACCACATTTGTTATGTATATTAATGATGTGTTCCTTCCTTATCTTCAGGTTAGAGTGATCCCACTGGAGCTACAGAGACTGTTTGCCAGTCTGCTGC
The sequence above is drawn from the Pseudochaenichthys georgianus chromosome 22, fPseGeo1.2, whole genome shotgun sequence genome and encodes:
- the tspeara gene encoding thrombospondin-type laminin G domain and EAR repeat-containing protein, translating into MSFPSSQLLVNCDLLPKQFSIVVTLKISSTAPKRNEYIFSLTEPKRGEKTGVGEKEEDNNKGDILERGVSGKEQHGNREEERRVKSNEEPGRVILGLRFSKNRLHFLLKGHRGVVDHWVFRGTRLDDNQWHTLLLVVGSHHVRLTMDCNSPLEIVPSGPFPPDLNIQGARFHIGSRGRWKGLYSGLLRQLVLVPGLDATHYICPSSAPQLAVLSVPPLLSDLSVIESEGDSHVTSYVTEERVSVGTERLCSKTLQGQMWFNPLSKGLYLCDGTVWITVLEDHKRLDYVSEHQVLPTSSETHDIEVFQLPGLGMMAAMAHRSASGSAVYLWKNAGFQLYQNISTYEALAWRHFSIGKKVYLVVSNSGGGPDKRKQTENDFSVIYKWSKRRKLFVRFQTLQTHCARDWEAFQINKQTYLAVANHRQGDTNHTIDSVIYIWNRLTKSFEVHQMLRTSGAYDWEFFTVGPYHFLVVANAFDGVTTSVDSVIYVWVNGSFQVFQTIKTFCATDWEMFQIGSRVFLVVANGHRLQGNGPSQYAINSTIYELDLIGQLFVRFQDIVTYSAVDWEFFSLGEEYFLVVANSFNGESYSLNSVLYRWQGYEGFVPVHWLPTIGCSDWEFFSSKGESYLIYSSAKAPLAKIFKLKTY